The nucleotide sequence GTGGGGAAAGCTCTCCTTACCATTATTTTGACGGGAATATTCCTTCTTGTTTATTCGATTGTTGCAATCGTGTTTGCCGATCGTATAATTCTTGAGAAATATGTAGGCTCCAGGAAAACTACTGAAGTACCTTATTTGTCGGGCCTTAAGGTTGAAGAATGTGCAATGATACTAAATGAAAAAAAGCTCAAATGGAATGTAGTAGGCTCAGGAAAATATGTATGGAAAACTGAACCCCCGGCTGGAATGCTTGTTAAAGAGGGAAGAATAATTCACTTATATCTCAGCGATAACCCTCGCGGAGTAACTCCTTAATTATTTCATCTATACGCTTAACTTGTACGAGAAGGGGCTCGAGCTCGTCAAGGGGAAGCATACTGGAAGCATCGGAGAGAGCATTCTTTGGCTCTGGATGAGTTTCTACAAATAGACCGTCTATACCTACAGAAACTCCTGCTCGTGCGAGGGGGAAAATAAATTCGGGATTACCACCTCGAGGATCCTTTGACGGTATACCATAAACCCTCACAGTGTGGGTTACGTCAAAGATAACAGGGTAACCCGTATCCCTCATGATCTTTAGTGAACGCATATCTACAATGAGATTATGGTAACCAAAGAAGGTTCCTCTTTCCGTCAGTAGAATTTTTGTGTTGCCTGTACTTTCAATCTTTTTTACGACATTTTTTATATCCTGTGGCGCAAGAAATTGCCCTTTCTTGACATTGATCACCTTTCCAGTCCTTGCTATCTCTAAGGTCAACCGGGTCTGCATGCATAAAAAGGCAGGTATTTGAATAACATCAAGCACCTGAGCTGCGATTGGAACTTCATCGGGATAATGAACATCGGAAAGTATGGGGACGTTGAACTCTCTTTTCACCTTTTCAAGGATTTTTACCCCCTTTTCCACACCAGGACCATAATAGTATTCAACCGACGATCTATTATCCTTAGCGTAAGAAGATTTGAAAATAAAGGGAATCTCTAATTTTTCCGTGATCTTCTTGATTTTCTCGGCAGTCCTAAGAGTTATGTCCTCACTTTCTATAACACAGGGCCCTGCAATCAAAACAATCGGATTGTTTCCACCAATTTTAATGTTACCAACTTCTATCACCTTTGTCATTTTGTGACTCCCATTAGTTTGTGAATTATTTCTTCTGGCACCGAATGTCTCTTGTATTCCTTGATAATTTTTGAAACATCGTATTCAACACGCTTGATTTCAAAATACCCATTTTCTAAAATCCCATAGGTGGGATACCTATCTTTCCCCCGTGGGAAGCCGAGACTACCGGGATTAAAAATGGTAATATTGCCTATTTGCAACTTCCCACTCTGGTGAGTATGTCCGTAAAGTACAATATCTACTAACTTATTGGGCAACATTTTCTCTTTAATAGTCTCTTGATCTTGGCTAAAAGTAACATAATCTCCAAGTGGATCCTTAGCTGAAGAGTGATAAAGGAGTAGTGATTGCTTGTCAATTACTACTTCCTGTGTAAGTGGAAGAGCTTTAAGAAATTCAGCGTTTTCACTTGAAAGATTATACTTGAAATAGTCTCTCACTTTATAGGTAATTTTTTTAAACTCTTCAGTTGTTCCGGGGCAGTCCACATCAAAGGCATAACTGTAATCGTGGTTTCCCATAACACAATAATTTGCCTTTTCCCTTACTATGGAAATAACTTCATCGGGGAAAGGTCCATAATCAACGAGATCCCCGAGGCAAATCATAAGATCATAACTTTCTGACTTTAGAACTTTTTCGAGGGGGAAAATATTCCCGTGAATATCTGATAGTATCAGTATCCTCATTTTACTCCCACTCTATTGTTGCTGGGGGTTTAGTAGAAATGTCATATACAACCCTGTTTAGTCCATCTACATTGTTCAATATGCTCGTAGATATCTCTGCAAGAACCTCGTAAGGCATCCTATACCAGTCCGCTGTCATTCCGTCCACACTAGCAACTGCCCTTATAGCTATTACATTCTCATAACTTCTCTTATCGCCCTTAACACCAACAGTTTTAACGGGAAGGAGTACAGGAAATACTTGCCATATTTCATCGTAGAGGCCGTGCTTTTTTATAATAGATTCCACAATATAATCAGCATCTTGAATTATTTTCACCTTTTCCGGAGAGACCTCACCGATGATCCTGACTGCCATACCCGGGCCTGGAAAAGGGTGCCTCTTGAGAACCTCATCAGGAACATTTAGAAGCTTCCCAAGTTTTCTCACTTCATCCTTAAAAAGTTCCCTCAGAGGTTCTATCAATTTCAAATGTAGCCTTTCAGGTAAGCCCCCTACATTGTGATGGGACTTAATTACCTCAGAAGGCCCAACAACTGAGGTAGACTCAATAACGTCAGGATAAAGAGTCCCTTGGGCGAGGAACTCAAACTTTATACCAATATTCCTTGCTTCAGACTCAAATACATCGATGAACTTTCTGCCTATTGTTTTTCTCTTTTTCTCAGGATCTTCGATGCCTTTAAGGGCATCAAAAAATTGAGAAGAAGCGTCCACGATTCTCAGGTTGGGATTATGTCCAAAATATTTTAAAATTCGTTCCTTTTCACCTTTTTTAAGCAAGCCCGTATCAACAAAAATGGGGTAGTAATTATTCCCAATAGCTCTGTCAAGAAGGTAGGCAACAACCGATGAATCAACTCCGCCGGACAAAGCTAAAAGTACTTTCGAAGAGCCAACCTCTTCACGAATTTCATTTACTTTCTGACTTAAGAAGTCTTCGAGATTCCAGCTACCAGATGTACCGCAAATCTTTCTTACGAAATTCCCGAGCAAAGAAAGACCATCCTCAGTATGGGCAACCTCTGGGTGAAATTGAACTCCAAAGATCCGCTTTTCAGGATTTTCAATGACAGCAAAAGGTGAGTTATCTGTTGCTCCGCTTACAACAAAACCTTCGGGTAGTTCTCTTACCACGTCCCCGTGGGACATCCATACAGTGCTACCGTCTCTAACTCCTTTCAGCAAAGCTGAATCTTTTTTCAAAATTTTCAATCTCTGAAACCCATATTCCCTGCTTTCGGCAGGTTCAACTTTACCTCCAAAGAGATAAGCAATTACCTGAAGGCCATAGCAAACTCCCAAAACTGGGAGTCCCATATCGAATATTTCTCGAGAGGGTAAGGGGGCATTTCCATCGTATACACTGGAAGGACCGCCAGAGAGTATGATACCTTTTACATTCTCCCCCAAATCTTCTGGTTTTGTCCAATAGGGTAAAATTTCCGAATATGTCCCAATTTCTCTAACTCTTCTTGCAATTAACTGAGTATACTGGGAACCAAAGTCAAGAATTACTATCTTTTCTTTCAATACCACCTTCTCCCTTTTGGCAACTGGTTTTTAATCTTCCCGTTTATATAGAGCCCACTACCGAGGTAATCATCACCACACTTAACTATCACTTGCCCGTTTTCTACATTATTGGAATCCAAAAAGAGATCTTTCCCTTCAAGATAATCCTTAACTTGTTCAGCACTTATTTCCAACACATTTTTGGTCGCATACTTTCCAAAAATTTGAATTCCTGCAGTGGTCAATTTATATCCATCACGGTAAATTCTTACGAGTCTGATGCCTCTCCTCGAAAATTTTTTTACACGAAAGGCATAAGCTTCATTGGACATAATCCACAAATCCTTAGCTTTCACGAGTTTCCAATTATCGAAAACCTTTTCTGGAATCCCAAACCTATTTTCTATCTCTTTAAGAATTTTTTCAACCATCTTGGGTAATACTAATTTTAAGGCAGTCCACAAGTTTATTCTAATTTCTAAGCTAAAGTTTGACAATCTCAGAGTATCCGTTTAAAATTCAAGTTTGATAGAGGAGGTGAGTATGGCTTTTCCAACGTACATTTCGCTCTGGAAATCGAGTAGAGAGTTCCGCAGGGAGGAGGTGAGTATGGTTTTTCCAACAGTTAGGTCAGGTATTGGATGGTTCACAATTCCTGAAATGTTTGAAAGGTCACATAGATTGTACAAAGACAAGATGGCCCTCATGATGAGGGAGGGCGAGGAGTGGATTACTTTTACTTATGATGATATGTATGACCATGTTACCCGTCTTGCTAAATATCTGAAAGAAGAACTTGGTCTTAAGAAAGGTGATAAAGCTGCAATTATTGGCGACAATTCGCCCTATTGGGCTATAACCTATTTTGCTTACCACTGGCTGGGCTTGACTGTTATTCCCGTTGATGCCAGACTTAAACCCCAGGAGATTAAATTTATACTGAAAGATTCAGAGGCAGTCCTAATAACAGCTCAAGAAAGATTTCTCGAAGACATATTAGAAATTCAGAAAGAAATTCCTACTCTGAAACATATAATTTCTATGCAGCCTAACAAGTTTAATATTACTTCCCTTAAAGATATTTTCCAGAAAGTGAAGACAGGAACACCGAGAGAAAATGTTGCCTTTGAAGACCTTGCAATAATTCTTTACACATCGGGAACCACTGGGATTTCCAAGGGGGTAATGCTTTTACATAAAAATATAATGTCCGACGTTGATTCGCTTTACCAGTGTCTCGAATACGGGCCTGGAGACACATTTTTCTCAGTTTTGCCCATCCATCATGTCTATGAACAGACTTGTGGGCTTGTAGTTCCAATAGCAGGTGGTGCTACTATTGCATACGCAAGCTCACTCAAATCCAAAGTAATGATAGAAGAGATGCAATACGTTAAACCCACTGCAATGCTTGTTGTACCATTGTTGCTCGAAAAGATCGTGGAGGGAATTTTTAAGAATGTTGAAAAATCGGGGGTCTTAACGAAAGCGATTTTCAACGGTTTAAGGGGAACCTCAAAAGCCTTTGACACACTTTTGAAAGGGAAAGCCTCAAAAACGTTATTCAAGAGCATTAGAGCGAAACTTGGAATGGATAACCTTAGATATCTAATATCTGGTGGAGCCGCTCTTCCCAGATGGGTATCAAAAGCGCTTGAAGAAATGGGCTTTCCTATCCTTCAGGGTTATGGACTCTCAGAAACCTCTCCTGTTATTACGTTGAATCCCATCTGTTGCCCCAAAAATGAAAGTGTTGGATTACCCGTCCCGTATGCTGAGATCAAAATTCACGAGCCCAATGAAGAAGGTATCGGCGAAATAGCAGTAAAGGGACCGATGGTTATGGCTGGTTATTACAAAAACGAAGAAGCCACAAGAGAGGTCTTCACTGAAGATGGATGGTTTCTCACAGGCGACGTGGGTTATATAGATAAAGATGGTTATGTCTATATAACTGGAAGGAAGAAAAATGTTATTGTAACAGCGGGTGGAAAGAATGTTTTTCCAGAAGAAATAGAAACCGCGCTGTTAAGATCACCATATATTGCAGAAGTTTTAGTAATTGGAGCCTTCGACCCTGAAACGAAGAAAGAGGAAGTCCATGCCATAGTGTATCCTAATTTCGAGGCAGTTCAGCAATACTTCGAAGAGCAAGGGATTAAAAATCCAACAGTTGACGACATATACAAACTCATTGATAGAGAAATCGACACCTATTGTAATGACCTTGCAGAATATAAGAGGGTGAAGAAATTTACCATCCGAGAAGAAGAATTTCCAAAAACCACTTCGATGAAGATAAAACGTTATCTGTTTCAGCAACAATACAGGGAGACAAAGAAAAAATAGGATTAGACATCCACAACTGTAGGGCTTACCAATTAGAGGATTAGCTAATATTTAACGTATATAAACAGGTTTTAGGTTGTTCTAAATTTAGTTACCTTCGATACTACTAATTACGAGTTTTATGTCGTGCAATAGGTGGGCAGGATTTTTGATTGGGAAATGCAATTTCTCTATGATATCTTCAGAAGGCAGATTTTTAATTTTTAAACCTGCAAGTCTTTCTCTAAGAAGAGAACTGTCTTCGATCGGATATTTTATACCCTTCGTGCATTTTAGAACCGCATATGCCCATGGTATATCAAGGGCTTTAGTAATATCCTCAGCGGCCATGCCGTAATAAAGAACTAAAGTCTCAGCATCATTACCATCTTTAACCATTTTGTAAGCGAGCTTTGCGATCCCTCCAGCAGTGTGGACCTTCATTTCTCTAACTTCTTCCTTCGCAAGATCTTCAAGTTTTTTAATCTTTTCCATAGCAAGGGTAGGATCAGCTCTTAAGATATTCCTTACCGTGTTCCTCGTAAGTCCAACTCGTCTGGCTATTTCATCTTCTGTTTTTAGATATTCATCTCTCAGGACCACAACGTAAGCAGCTCTTGCCAGACTTGGAAGCCATGTGAGGGTCCTATACTCTGCCAGTTTGTTTAGCCCTCCAAGGAGGTCTATAGCCTTGAAAAAGACCCGGCTTACCAAATATTCAAGGTCTTTTTCATTCATTTCTGTTTGTGGTAACCCTGTAATTTCTATAACCATGATCTAACCTCCTATTGGCTCACCAATTTTTACAAGACCTGTATCGGTGATTTCAAGGAAATGAGTTTTTGTATCATGACCAGACATTCTACATCCATCTATTCTGAACAATCTTACAATTTCACCCAATTCTTTTTTATATAATCTCGCCTTATAAATCGAATCAATCAATTCTTTAGCCAGAACCATGGTTCCATCTACTATGTGCCCTACCGCATATCCGCCAGCCGCTTCAGCAGTCAATTCTTCATGTCCGCTTCTTTTTTGGGATACAAATAGAGCAGTCTGATACCACTTTTTCATATAATTATACATCCTCCTGACCACTGCCCGTGCCATCATTTCCTTATTTTCAAAGAGTCCAGTTATTGAGTCAACTATCGTAAATTTAACTTTATAGGTTTTGATTACATAACTTAGAGTTGCAAGCAACTCAGGTATATTTTCCCTAATCCGGGTGGAAGAAGCTGCGTCTATCAGAATTATATTATCCTGAAACTCATCAAAATTTAAACCCATTGCTATTGCCCTTAACCTTAGCGAAGCGACCACAAAATTTGCAGGCGATTCTACAGTAATAAAAGCCACTTTATCGCCTTTACTTGCCCTATACACGGTAAATTGTTCTACCATCAGAGATTTTCCCGTATCCGAAACCCCCGTAATATTCATCACAGAGTAAGAAGGAATCCCTTCTAAAGATTTCTTCTCGAGGCGATTCTTTACAGATTCCACTATGTAAAATAGGTCATCGAGCCCTTCAATTCCAGTAGCAACTCCATAGATTTCGGGTGCTTTTTCAAGTGCCTGAGAACCTGTATAAACAGCGGTTAGATCAGGCTCTATTTTTTGCTGTTCTTCTCTATATTCTTCAGGCATAACTCACTCCTTTATTAAATATTAATCTAGAGTCATCGTAAAATCAAAGGCTTTATTAATCGCACTTTACAAAGTTGACTTCAAACAGCCTTTAATGTAATTTGGTAAATTCTTAAAATAATACTAAAGCCTATTGCTACCCTGAGTGCTTTTTAAGCATTAAATCATATTTAGATTCAATCCTTTACAATTAATCCGTCTCGAATTCTTATGATTTTTTGAGCCCTTTTGGCTACCTCATAGTCATGGGTTACGACAACAATCGTCCTCCCATCTTTATGAAGCTCATCAAAGATATTCAGAATCTCCGCAGCAGAGACTGAATCCAAGTTTCCTGTTGGTTCATCGGCAAGGATTATTTTGGGGTCATTGGCCAAGGCCCTCGCAATAGCTACCCTTTGTCTTTCGCCACCTGAAAGCTCTGTGGGTTTGTGATTAATTCTGTGCCCAATTCCCAACCTCTCCAACAATTTTATTGCTTTATCCCTTCTCTCCTTAGGTGATATTTTCGCATAAATCATGGGAAGTTCAACATTTTCAACAGCAGTGAATTTGGGAAGAAGATTGAAATTTTGAAAAACGAATCCGACCTTTTTTCTCCTTATCTCTGCAAGTTTGTCTTCGTCAAGACTCTGAACCGGAATACCTTCAAAATTATAGATACCAGAGGTTGGAGTATCAAGACACCCTACGATGTGCATTAAAGTGGACTTACCAGAGCCAGATGGACCCATAATAGAGATGTATTCACCTTCATGGATCTCTAAAGAGATTCCCCTTAGAACTTCTACTGGGACCTCATCTAAAAAATAGGTTTTTTTGATGTCAATAAGCTCTATTAAAGGTTTCATTATCGGTTCTCAAATCTTTTTGCAAGTCTTTTACCTTCAAGGGTTTTTCTTTTGAATTCAAATTTCACTTTTTGACCGTCTTTCAAGGTCCTTAAAAGTGTATATGGACCAACTGCAATAGTGTCACCTTCGGAGATCCCTTCCAAAATTTCTGCTTCATTAAAGGCAATAATTCCAACCTTTACAAAAGTCTTATGAGCTTTTCCATCTTTAATCAAGAAAAGATAATCTTCACCTGACTTTTCTTTTCCAAGAGCCTGAACAGGTACCTTTAGAACTGAATCTTTTCTATTTACAATTATCTCGCAAGTAGCGGTCATTCCTGGATACAAAATACCGCTATCCACAATTGCCACTTCAACAGAATACTGTACTCCACTTTGAGCTGTTGTAGAGGTTCCCTGATAAGGGGCGGCAGATATAGCCCTCACGATTCCTTTAAAGTTTTTATCAGGATAGGCAGTAACGTAAATATTAGCTGGTTGCCCTTCTCTTACCTTCACAATCTCTGATTCATCCACGTAAGCGTTAACTTTCATTTTTGAAAGCTCAGCAATTGTCATTATCACAGTAGCAGGATTGTTAACCGTTCCCATTACAACGATTTCACCCGCTTCTTTATTTAAACTGACTACCTTACCCGTTATTGGAGATGTAATTACAGTCTTACTGAGTTGATACTCAGCATCCTTTAAGGAGTAATAAGTTGATTGATACTGGGCCTTTAAACTCTCAAGTTGTAACCTGGAATTTTCATAATCTGTCTCAGCAACAAGACCTTTTTCGTAG is from bacterium and encodes:
- a CDS encoding metallophosphoesterase family protein produces the protein MRILILSDIHGNIFPLEKVLKSESYDLMICLGDLVDYGPFPDEVISIVREKANYCVMGNHDYSYAFDVDCPGTTEEFKKITYKVRDYFKYNLSSENAEFLKALPLTQEVVIDKQSLLLYHSSAKDPLGDYVTFSQDQETIKEKMLPNKLVDIVLYGHTHQSGKLQIGNITIFNPGSLGFPRGKDRYPTYGILENGYFEIKRVEYDVSKIIKEYKRHSVPEEIIHKLMGVTK
- the kdsA gene encoding 3-deoxy-8-phosphooctulonate synthase, with the protein product MTKVIEVGNIKIGGNNPIVLIAGPCVIESEDITLRTAEKIKKITEKLEIPFIFKSSYAKDNRSSVEYYYGPGVEKGVKILEKVKREFNVPILSDVHYPDEVPIAAQVLDVIQIPAFLCMQTRLTLEIARTGKVINVKKGQFLAPQDIKNVVKKIESTGNTKILLTERGTFFGYHNLIVDMRSLKIMRDTGYPVIFDVTHTVRVYGIPSKDPRGGNPEFIFPLARAGVSVGIDGLFVETHPEPKNALSDASSMLPLDELEPLLVQVKRIDEIIKELLREGYR
- the guaA gene encoding glutamine-hydrolyzing GMP synthase, which encodes MKEKIVILDFGSQYTQLIARRVREIGTYSEILPYWTKPEDLGENVKGIILSGGPSSVYDGNAPLPSREIFDMGLPVLGVCYGLQVIAYLFGGKVEPAESREYGFQRLKILKKDSALLKGVRDGSTVWMSHGDVVRELPEGFVVSGATDNSPFAVIENPEKRIFGVQFHPEVAHTEDGLSLLGNFVRKICGTSGSWNLEDFLSQKVNEIREEVGSSKVLLALSGGVDSSVVAYLLDRAIGNNYYPIFVDTGLLKKGEKERILKYFGHNPNLRIVDASSQFFDALKGIEDPEKKRKTIGRKFIDVFESEARNIGIKFEFLAQGTLYPDVIESTSVVGPSEVIKSHHNVGGLPERLHLKLIEPLRELFKDEVRKLGKLLNVPDEVLKRHPFPGPGMAVRIIGEVSPEKVKIIQDADYIVESIIKKHGLYDEIWQVFPVLLPVKTVGVKGDKRSYENVIAIRAVASVDGMTADWYRMPYEVLAEISTSILNNVDGLNRVVYDISTKPPATIEWE
- a CDS encoding ABC transporter ATP-binding protein encodes the protein MKPLIELIDIKKTYFLDEVPVEVLRGISLEIHEGEYISIMGPSGSGKSTLMHIVGCLDTPTSGIYNFEGIPVQSLDEDKLAEIRRKKVGFVFQNFNLLPKFTAVENVELPMIYAKISPKERRDKAIKLLERLGIGHRINHKPTELSGGERQRVAIARALANDPKIILADEPTGNLDSVSAAEILNIFDELHKDGRTIVVVTHDYEVAKRAQKIIRIRDGLIVKD
- a CDS encoding long-chain fatty acid--CoA ligase, whose amino-acid sequence is MAFPTYISLWKSSREFRREEVSMVFPTVRSGIGWFTIPEMFERSHRLYKDKMALMMREGEEWITFTYDDMYDHVTRLAKYLKEELGLKKGDKAAIIGDNSPYWAITYFAYHWLGLTVIPVDARLKPQEIKFILKDSEAVLITAQERFLEDILEIQKEIPTLKHIISMQPNKFNITSLKDIFQKVKTGTPRENVAFEDLAIILYTSGTTGISKGVMLLHKNIMSDVDSLYQCLEYGPGDTFFSVLPIHHVYEQTCGLVVPIAGGATIAYASSLKSKVMIEEMQYVKPTAMLVVPLLLEKIVEGIFKNVEKSGVLTKAIFNGLRGTSKAFDTLLKGKASKTLFKSIRAKLGMDNLRYLISGGAALPRWVSKALEEMGFPILQGYGLSETSPVITLNPICCPKNESVGLPVPYAEIKIHEPNEEGIGEIAVKGPMVMAGYYKNEEATREVFTEDGWFLTGDVGYIDKDGYVYITGRKKNVIVTAGGKNVFPEEIETALLRSPYIAEVLVIGAFDPETKKEEVHAIVYPNFEAVQQYFEEQGIKNPTVDDIYKLIDREIDTYCNDLAEYKRVKKFTIREEEFPKTTSMKIKRYLFQQQYRETKKK
- a CDS encoding bacterio-opsin activator, which codes for MVIEITGLPQTEMNEKDLEYLVSRVFFKAIDLLGGLNKLAEYRTLTWLPSLARAAYVVVLRDEYLKTEDEIARRVGLTRNTVRNILRADPTLAMEKIKKLEDLAKEEVREMKVHTAGGIAKLAYKMVKDGNDAETLVLYYGMAAEDITKALDIPWAYAVLKCTKGIKYPIEDSSLLRERLAGLKIKNLPSEDIIEKLHFPIKNPAHLLHDIKLVISSIEGN
- a CDS encoding KaiC domain-containing protein, coding for MPEEYREEQQKIEPDLTAVYTGSQALEKAPEIYGVATGIEGLDDLFYIVESVKNRLEKKSLEGIPSYSVMNITGVSDTGKSLMVEQFTVYRASKGDKVAFITVESPANFVVASLRLRAIAMGLNFDEFQDNIILIDAASSTRIRENIPELLATLSYVIKTYKVKFTIVDSITGLFENKEMMARAVVRRMYNYMKKWYQTALFVSQKRSGHEELTAEAAGGYAVGHIVDGTMVLAKELIDSIYKARLYKKELGEIVRLFRIDGCRMSGHDTKTHFLEITDTGLVKIGEPIGG
- a CDS encoding efflux RND transporter periplasmic adaptor subunit, with the protein product MKVKRIAIITAIAVVLAIIVGANVAKSGKNVPLLEAQIVTRGRIQEVVRADGEIKAEKQVDIGSDIMGRIEKIYVKLGDYVKKGDTLCLIDRQSYEAKVNSLKMTLNDLKNKLDKAQKDFERTKNLYEKGLVAETDYENSRLQLESLKAQYQSTYYSLKDAEYQLSKTVITSPITGKVVSLNKEAGEIVVMGTVNNPATVIMTIAELSKMKVNAYVDESEIVKVREGQPANIYVTAYPDKNFKGIVRAISAAPYQGTSTTAQSGVQYSVEVAIVDSGILYPGMTATCEIIVNRKDSVLKVPVQALGKEKSGEDYLFLIKDGKAHKTFVKVGIIAFNEAEILEGISEGDTIAVGPYTLLRTLKDGQKVKFEFKRKTLEGKRLAKRFENR
- a CDS encoding PASTA domain-containing protein; this encodes MKFRETFKKFFKSKVGKALLTIILTGIFLLVYSIVAIVFADRIILEKYVGSRKTTEVPYLSGLKVEECAMILNEKKLKWNVVGSGKYVWKTEPPAGMLVKEGRIIHLYLSDNPRGVTP